In the genome of Blastopirellula marina, one region contains:
- a CDS encoding EutN/CcmL family microcompartment protein, giving the protein MFIAKVTGSVIATQKVDTMVGHRLLVVEPYRLEAKDRQSLVTTGRTFVAVDMLGSGVGDFVLITQGSSARLTAETKSLPIDCVVIGIVDRAHVDSMCIYDRTEDEDQEEAPNQEPKPKAKPAPAAKKEATPKKSEPKQEQTESDSDS; this is encoded by the coding sequence ATGTTTATCGCCAAGGTGACCGGTTCGGTCATTGCCACCCAAAAAGTCGACACGATGGTCGGCCACCGCTTGCTGGTAGTCGAACCGTATCGATTGGAAGCAAAAGATCGTCAGTCGTTGGTAACCACGGGACGTACCTTCGTTGCTGTCGACATGCTCGGCAGCGGTGTCGGTGACTTCGTGCTGATTACGCAAGGTTCTAGTGCCCGTCTAACTGCGGAAACCAAGAGCCTGCCGATCGATTGTGTGGTCATCGGAATCGTCGATCGTGCGCATGTCGATAGCATGTGCATTTACGACCGGACAGAAGACGAGGACCAGGAGGAAGCTCCGAACCAGGAGCCAAAGCCGAAAGCAAAACCGGCTCCGGCTGCTAAGAAGGAAGCGACTCCGAAGAAGTCCGAACCAAAACAAGAGCAGACCGAGAGTGACTCGGATAGTTAG
- a CDS encoding acetate/propionate family kinase — protein sequence MKVLVANLGSTSFKYRLFDMDSETQLARGGIDRIGSSESSCSVQIGDWKEDVTAHVPDHAVAVRKCLSQLTDAEHGCLKDAAEVSAIGFKAVHGGRVSGVQRVNDDVLSAMAEMNDVAPAHNPPYIAAMRLLSEQLPEIPLVAAFETGFHATIPDRMRYYGIPKSWSDEFLVKKWGFHGASHRYIATRSAELLGRDDLRVISCHLGGSSSICAIRNRQSAGISMGMSPQTGLPQNNRVGDFDPYVLPLLMDKTGMSLAEVLAYMGSHGGLLGLSNGLSGDMRDLEQAAAEGNADAQLALDMFTSEVRRYLGGMLVELGGADAIVFTGGIGENGKQLRRDVCANLQELGIELDEAKNDSAKGEASIHSANSKTQLWVIPTNEEIIVARQTKQLLEST from the coding sequence ATGAAGGTTCTCGTAGCAAATCTCGGCTCGACTAGTTTCAAGTATCGCTTGTTCGATATGGACAGCGAAACCCAATTAGCCCGAGGCGGGATCGATCGAATTGGATCTTCCGAGAGTTCCTGCAGCGTGCAGATTGGCGATTGGAAAGAAGATGTCACGGCGCATGTCCCCGACCATGCCGTGGCGGTTCGCAAATGCCTTTCGCAACTCACCGATGCAGAACATGGATGCCTGAAAGATGCCGCAGAGGTTTCGGCCATCGGATTTAAAGCGGTCCACGGTGGACGTGTATCAGGCGTGCAGCGGGTCAACGACGACGTCCTTTCTGCGATGGCAGAAATGAACGATGTCGCCCCGGCCCACAACCCGCCTTACATTGCCGCCATGCGATTACTTTCCGAGCAACTGCCGGAGATTCCGCTAGTTGCCGCCTTTGAAACCGGCTTTCACGCGACGATCCCCGATCGGATGCGTTACTACGGAATTCCTAAATCATGGTCAGATGAATTTCTGGTCAAGAAATGGGGCTTTCATGGTGCCAGCCATCGCTATATCGCCACGCGAAGTGCCGAACTGTTGGGACGCGACGATTTGCGCGTGATTTCGTGCCACCTGGGTGGAAGCAGCAGCATTTGTGCGATTCGTAATCGCCAAAGCGCTGGGATCTCCATGGGCATGAGTCCACAAACCGGCCTGCCACAGAACAACCGGGTTGGAGATTTCGATCCGTACGTTCTGCCCTTGTTGATGGACAAGACCGGCATGAGCTTGGCCGAAGTGCTCGCCTACATGGGGAGTCACGGTGGCTTGCTCGGCCTGAGCAATGGTCTCAGTGGCGACATGCGGGACCTGGAACAGGCTGCCGCCGAGGGCAACGCTGACGCGCAGTTGGCTTTGGACATGTTCACCAGCGAAGTCCGCCGCTACTTGGGCGGAATGTTGGTGGAGCTGGGCGGAGCGGACGCTATCGTCTTTACCGGCGGTATCGGCGAAAACGGTAAGCAATTGCGAAGAGACGTATGTGCCAACTTGCAAGAGTTGGGAATCGAATTGGACGAAGCGAAGAACGATTCCGCCAAGGGAGAGGCTTCGATCCATTCGGCAAACAGCAAAACGCAACTGTGGGTAATCCCGACCAACGAAGAGATCATCGTTGCCCGGCAAACCAAGCAGTTGTTGGAGTCGACCTAA
- a CDS encoding BMC domain-containing protein has product MQNAIGLIETKGLVGLVEATDAMAKAANVKIVKRVNIGGGLVSTVVSGDVGSVRAAVEAGANAAQQVGELAGSHVLPRPAEGLVDVYFS; this is encoded by the coding sequence ATGCAAAACGCAATTGGTTTGATTGAAACCAAGGGTTTGGTTGGTTTGGTCGAAGCGACCGACGCCATGGCGAAGGCCGCTAACGTGAAGATCGTAAAGCGCGTCAACATCGGCGGTGGTTTGGTTTCGACGGTTGTCAGTGGCGACGTCGGCAGCGTTCGTGCTGCGGTTGAAGCTGGTGCCAATGCTGCTCAGCAAGTTGGCGAACTGGCTGGTAGCCACGTTCTCCCTCGTCCAGCCGAAGGCTTGGTCGACGTTTACTTCAGCTAA
- a CDS encoding BMC domain-containing protein, with protein sequence MAKVMEALGMIETKGFVTLVEATDAMLKAANVTFVGWDKVGSGLVSAFITGDVAAVKAATDAGAAAAGRLGEVVSVQVIPRPHEDIGIVLPPPVKTVYTSAE encoded by the coding sequence ATGGCGAAAGTAATGGAAGCGTTGGGCATGATTGAAACCAAGGGCTTTGTGACCTTGGTGGAAGCCACCGACGCAATGTTGAAAGCAGCCAACGTGACGTTCGTTGGTTGGGACAAAGTTGGCAGCGGTCTGGTTTCCGCTTTCATCACCGGCGACGTCGCCGCTGTGAAGGCTGCCACCGATGCTGGTGCCGCGGCTGCTGGTCGTTTGGGCGAAGTCGTCAGCGTGCAGGTCATTCCGCGACCACACGAAGACATCGGCATCGTTCTGCCTCCACCGGTCAAAACGGTTTACACCTCGGCTGAATAG
- the pduL gene encoding phosphate propanoyltransferase, producing MSSSLNIDHATIEQIVRQIVLSQSGGDPIHPVSVQTPAAPKLVVSISARHIHLTDAHVETLFGPGHVLTPMKDLYQDGFYAAEETVMVVGPRRRMLEKVRVLGPTRDYSQVELAFTDAISLGIEAPVRASGKIEGTPGCVLVGPKGAVQLDQGVIRAERHVHMNNRDAEFYGVKNGDRMNLRITSLGCTTTFEDLLVRSDDVSKLEVHIDTDEGNACNLDAATEIQLLKQEPCGCKTKH from the coding sequence ATGAGTTCCTCACTCAATATCGATCACGCCACTATCGAACAAATCGTACGTCAAATCGTTCTTTCGCAGAGCGGTGGCGATCCGATTCATCCGGTTTCGGTGCAGACACCAGCCGCCCCGAAGTTGGTCGTCAGCATCTCGGCTCGTCACATCCACCTGACCGACGCCCATGTCGAAACCTTGTTCGGTCCTGGCCACGTCCTGACCCCGATGAAGGATCTCTACCAAGACGGCTTTTACGCCGCGGAAGAGACCGTCATGGTTGTCGGCCCACGTCGCCGTATGCTCGAGAAAGTACGCGTGCTCGGTCCGACACGTGATTACAGTCAAGTCGAACTGGCGTTCACCGATGCGATATCGCTCGGCATTGAAGCACCGGTTCGCGCAAGTGGCAAAATCGAAGGTACCCCTGGCTGCGTGCTGGTAGGCCCGAAGGGCGCCGTGCAGCTTGACCAAGGTGTGATCCGTGCCGAACGCCATGTCCACATGAATAACCGGGATGCCGAGTTCTATGGCGTGAAGAATGGCGATCGTATGAACCTCCGCATCACTTCGCTCGGCTGCACGACCACATTTGAAGACCTGCTGGTTCGATCTGATGACGTTAGCAAGTTGGAAGTTCACATCGACACCGATGAAGGCAACGCGTGCAATCTGGACGCTGCTACCGAGATCCAACTGCTGAAGCAAGAACCTTGTGGTTGCAAGACAAAGCATTAG